Below is a genomic region from Syngnathus typhle isolate RoL2023-S1 ecotype Sweden linkage group LG3, RoL_Styp_1.0, whole genome shotgun sequence.
atataatctgtgaatataaatatacatatatattctaagattttttacacagaagattatatatataatctataaataattatctaaataaatatatacactaccgttcaaaggtttggggtcacccaaacaattttgtgaccccaaacttttgaacggtagtgtaattTAATACACGTTTAGTTGAATAAGTATTTCTGCTGGCCTCATCTAAAATAATCACCCACACACAGAGATTCACATCCTTTCATGATCCAGAGTGTTAGAAAAAGGGCACAATTTACATACATACACCCCATAATGATCCCCGATTATGATAGGTATTCCACAAATGGCTTTTCAGTCAAAtcatgttttttaattttttttattgtgtgttgtGACTTCTTTACACATTTATATCCTCGTCAGGAAAAATAAAGTACCGTGTTGATATTCTGCTTTGCAGGTGAAACTGAGGAGAAGGAGTTCAAAAGAAAAACTATGGGAGGTTGTGTCTATTCCAGATGACGATGAGAGAACGTCAGGGTTCACCCCTTTACCTCAGGTAAAATACATTTATGTAAGAGACTCACTAACTTTGCTTTAGCCTCCAAAGTTTTGATTCCAATAGCCTTCATCCCTCATTATACGGGTGCGATTGAAAACTCACAATGTTAAGGACCGCTTGCTAGCAGCTTTGATGCAACAATACAGTTTAGTATTTGTGGatagaataataatacatttaatttataaCCCATTTTACATTTGGCACAAAATCTCAAAGTGGTCAAGGAGTGCGTTCCACTGGAACATCTGTCATCACACTTTTGTTGCATTTTGAGCAAAATTGCGCTACGTTCAGTTCACGTTTGTCAAAATTGTGATCATGATTAGAATTGGATTAATTGAGCGGCCCAAAATCTTGATGCATTTCAAAATGATCCATAGTTTTTCTCAGTTTTTTTCTCACTGTGGGACTACTTGATACTTTCAATTTATGTACAGTGTATATAATTTATAATTTCTTTATATTTGGTCTTATTGGTCATGCCTTTGTAGGAGGCCTCCCCAGCTGCAgcccagacttccatccataAACAAGGTGAACCCAGCAACTCCAATAGACTTCCATCCCACCCCAGTACTACATCTGAACGGTCACATCACGTCATTGATTGCACTGCTCCACACCAAAGTGGAACGCTCCAGTCGGCATCTGTTCCACAGCCTCACGGCCTTTCAGAAGAATCTGATGAGCAGATAGAGAAGTtgttggaggacatcatgatgGGTCTGAACATTCTGACTGACTTGGGAAGTCCAGAGGGTGACACGGGGCAAAGTAAGATACTTTCAGCCACCCCTTCAGCTGAATGTCAGAACGTTGTGGAACGAAGTGACCGGATATCAACATACACAGGTATGTGCATGCAtgcttttttatatatatatattttttttacttcacacGTGTATTTTTTtagccattttaaaatgtttggtTTGTTACATGTCATAGCCGCAAATAGATTTATGGTGTCATCAATTCACATTTGGATAAGATGAACAGTTTTAAATTggaaaagttgaaatgggttaaAAATGTAGAGATTACtgaaggaaaatgaaaaaaaaatcaatttgtaaTATTTTGTGGGTAGTGTGATGttgaaaattaaaatgttttggttcatGGGAATTTTTGGGATCAGTATGGATAAGGGGAAGAGTTAAAGTTGGAATGGtcaaaaaaatgtagaaatgacagatttattttttattttttaaatcatacattttaaatttgaatCTCAAGAGCAAAATGCCATTATTTCGGTGCAGGCACTTAGGAGCAATCCAAAGATTTCTTTTAACACAATGCTCTTTTTTTCGTATTTATTTGTGTACAGCTCAGAAACAGCCCAACTGTAAAAGTGAGCCACTTGTTGATCCGAGTAGCATGGAAATCCCAGAGCAACCGTTTAATTTGGATCTCTCATCGGTGAGATCATTGGAGCAAAATTACCAACCAGTCCAGGAGCCGCATCCCTTGTCTTCGTTTTCGTCACCTTGTTTGAACGATTTGCGGCTCCCTAGATGCCTCTCTCCGATTGATCCGTTCACTTCAGCAGAAATTGATAACCTAACCGCTAACAATTATCAATTGCCTCGCTGTGTGGGACCCTTGCTTATAGAGCATTCTGGATTACTTGTTTTTCCAATTGCTCATCGAGAAGATGAACAGCCCCCTTTATTGAAGACACGTCAAAACTGCTGGCGAGAGCCATTCCTAAAGCAGTTGGAGTCTGAACCACAGCAAAGCCAAAGCTGTAGAACACTACCTTGCATTAGAAACGCCGTGGGGGCGTGTCCAACTGCTGCTGAAAGAAAATCTTACCCCATGAAGATAAAGCCAACTTTAATACGTAAAAAAAGTGTTGCTTTGGATGGTATTGCACCTCCTAAAAAAAGGAAAGTGTGTGTGGATTATCCTCCAGATGCCATTGGTTCAAATTGTGATGCATATCTGAGTACAAAACAACTGAGTGTTTGCTCAGTTAGTTTGTCACGAAACAATGTCCTGGCAAAAGAAAGGAATATGGCCAAAGGCTCTCCAAAATCACCAACCGTTCTTTCAGTCACACAGAATCAACTGTCAACCACAAAGAACCATGTGAAAGAGAGAACCATAACCGTGGAACCTCCAAATTCGACAAATACAAGCCAAACGCGCATCAAGACCAGGGACTTCCTGAAAACAACTCAAGGGCCTCCAAgcgacacatgcacacaaagctACACCAATGCAAACGCAAAGGTCCCGAGATTTCCTATTGCATCCAACCAAGTCTGTCTCTTCAAGCCGAAACGTGGCAGACGACCAAAAAACACGAAAGCTCTTTTTTCTCCAAACACTTCTGCTCCAGTCATATCCAAGAGTGAAAATGAGGTGAAAATTGAAGAGGAATTGTTCAAGATAGATCTGGAAAAGAGTAATATAATGAAAAGAAAAGGCCCCAAAAATAAGAAAGGAAGGGGAAAGGAGCAGGTGGTTACAATGAGCGCTGCCAAAACTGACAACGATGCGTCCAAACAGAAGATTGCTTTCAGCAAACGGCACAACTTAAAAAAGAAGTCAGTTAGCCAAGAAGTTGGTAAGAAACGGCACaacttaaaaaagaaatcagttAGCCAAGAAGTTGGTAAAAAGTCCTTCAATGGAGATGATCATAAAGAATTCGTCAGAATTCCGCTTCAAGAAGAAACCTCTGCAAATGTCAATGTTTCCGTTGATGTGAATCACTGTCAAATTCTCAAGCAATCACCGGATGAGAAGGACAGATTACAAGAACAAGACTACGAGAGCTCTTTTAGAAAGAGGACCACTTTCTTAACTGCTGAGCATCCTTCTTTGGATGAGGCCAAAGAATCATTTACTCAACATTCTGAGAGGGACCAAGCACAGAAGACCCCCATACAAGGTATGACTGTGCATGTACTTGATGTTGcacatttatttcatttggTTCAATTCATTTTAGTGGAAGTCAACATGATGATGAAAACTTACAAGAAAGAAATTTGAATCTACAAGTCCCAATTATTGTTGGGAGTCTGTGTGAAACATGCATGAAAACACAATACAAGGATTTGAGACACGATATTTAATGGACGTGTCAACAGGGTTTGCGATTAACTTTTTTGTACGCATACTGATGCACCCAACTTTTTTTCTTGGTTGTGCCAGTGCTAAATGTGCCTGAACAAGATTCTTTACATAtataaaatttgttttttttaatcacgtgTATTTTGAATAATGTGTCAACATGTCACTCTTATAAATTCAATTATTTTAACACATGTAAAGAGGTTTTTTtgattattaatatttttttggggggtataTGACAAAAGAAATGACCTACTTGAGTATTACTATCATAACATGATTTCTAATAAGAGAACAAGTGTTAGGACAAGAATGTTTTTTCGACTTCTACAACCTCCCTTTGAATATATAAATGCTTGTGTGTTTATGTTTAATCAACCAAAAATATAATTCTTGACATTTGACATTAAATTCAGCTTTATGGAGAATTTGTTAACTTGACATTGGTGTAGTGTGAAAGGGGGGGggaataataattatatatatactatatatatatatatataaaaaagtcACCACTTGTTCACTTTTGATTTGCAGGACTAACGCCTGTTGTGATGCCACCTCAAAAAAACAACCCAGGTTGCTCTCTTAGTGACAGACAACCATGTCCACAAAATCAAGCATCTTTGGAGCCTACCGTGAACCCCCAAATCAGTACATGTCTGTCTGCTGTCACCGGGTCACCAGTAAACCCAGAATGCAATAAAGAAGATATCATTGACGTAGACGATATACTCTCTTCCCCAGAAAAGATACTTTTAATCAGCCAGCACGAGTGCATACTTGTTGATGCTGATACTACACCAAGTGAAGAGGAGGGCGAGATCGACGTGACGGGCGATGAGTTAGACTGATGTGTGTACTTTTTTGGTGTTGTGGTCATTCCTAATGTTCTCtgtttctctctggcttttacTTCTATGTTGTGCCAAGGTTAGATGTCTAATTGAGTGACCATCTTTGTATAATAGTTTTTTTCCTGTTGTGTTTCCCTTACCAGTTGATGTCTGCGTAAGATGGCAACAAAAGAATCACACTTATTTTACTTGCAGAGTTTCCTAATATGTTGAAGAAggtaaaatgttgctttttcccccagttgtttttttgtgtaagTTGCCAACAAAAGAACCTCgcttactttatttttataaccTGTTAAAGAATTTCAAATGTTGCTTTTTGTATGTTGTGTTTAAATCGTTTTGTGTTTAAAAAGTGGATGGCTACTAATATGATTTATAAATCACTTATCAAATTAATATTGAATGTAAAAAAGCCTGTATTTACAAAACCCACTTTCAATAAAATGTGTTATTGATTTCAACATGTTAATTTACGTTTTATCCTGTGTCCCtctcttcctcctttttttttttttttttttaaatacagtataCTGTACAGTATATTGCG
It encodes:
- the LOC133150942 gene encoding uncharacterized protein LOC133150942 — its product is MPHYQLRDYEMNLLGELQRQQNSAQFCDTLLQTEGISVPTHSCVLAAFSPYFSQKLSATPSPPNGQKRQIQVQSLKAHTLLKLVGLLYSGELEVKGSVEHSDVMNAVQKFGITPLIQRQRNEATKEMDPQENRVRSCSKCCTLTAAGGESAKCKTMKDSLADPKMAGIGKDTHRSVEKTNCVSNGTQTPLENLSEPVTSEHIKCHLQNIPLDTCESSSHEPSASVTNPTSNDQVSSNRSCSSNNDMSFSQKPWNESTGSTGSTLLLTQTKDKIKTSRVEAEKIPEVENGNSTERRPVFAKIAKKNLPKMKLMESTQLSVKVKLRRRSSKEKLWEVVSIPDDDERTSGFTPLPQEASPAAAQTSIHKQGEPSNSNRLPSHPSTTSERSHHVIDCTAPHQSGTLQSASVPQPHGLSEESDEQIEKLLEDIMMGLNILTDLGSPEGDTGQSKILSATPSAECQNVVERSDRISTYTAQKQPNCKSEPLVDPSSMEIPEQPFNLDLSSVRSLEQNYQPVQEPHPLSSFSSPCLNDLRLPRCLSPIDPFTSAEIDNLTANNYQLPRCVGPLLIEHSGLLVFPIAHREDEQPPLLKTRQNCWREPFLKQLESEPQQSQSCRTLPCIRNAVGACPTAAERKSYPMKIKPTLIRKKSVALDGIAPPKKRKVCVDYPPDAIGSNCDAYLSTKQLSVCSVSLSRNNVLAKERNMAKGSPKSPTVLSVTQNQLSTTKNHVKERTITVEPPNSTNTSQTRIKTRDFLKTTQGPPSDTCTQSYTNANAKVPRFPIASNQVCLFKPKRGRRPKNTKALFSPNTSAPVISKSENEVKIEEELFKIDLEKSNIMKRKGPKNKKGRGKEQVVTMSAAKTDNDASKQKIAFSKRHNLKKKSVSQEVGKKRHNLKKKSVSQEVGKKSFNGDDHKEFVRIPLQEETSANVNVSVDVNHCQILKQSPDEKDRLQEQDYESSFRKRTTFLTAEHPSLDEAKESFTQHSERDQAQKTPIQGLTPVVMPPQKNNPGCSLSDRQPCPQNQASLEPTVNPQISTCLSAVTGSPVNPECNKEDIIDVDDILSSPEKILLISQHECILVDADTTPSEEEGEIDVTGDELD